The Streptomyces sp. NBC_00510 genomic interval GGCGGACGACAAGGCCGAGAGCGGCAGAGGCGTGCGGTCGGCGGAGTCTCAACGACCCGGCTAAAGCGCAGCTGCCCGGGGCCTGGAGCACCAGTTTGGAAGGCTGAGGCTCCGACTACCGCCTGAGCTGCGCGGGTCTCGACGTGGTCAGATGCCGGATTCTCCCCTTGATTCCCCGTGGCCCCCGCTCAGCTCCGTCACACGTGGCATAGCTGTGGCACGCCCCCTCTACTCGTACTGCGCACCGGCTCGAAGGGCGTTACCAATGAACTCCCAGTCCGGCCCCGGGGGCTCCTCGCCGCGCGACCGGTAGTAGCCCGCTGAGTCTTTGATCCAAGCAGCCATGGATTCGAGGAACCGTTCCAGTGTCGGGTTCTCCCAGTCGTCCCCGTTCGCCAGCAGATCCTCGCGCAGCAACTGAATGTGCCGGATGAGGGATTCCCGGGAGGTGACTGGGGCGTGTGATCCATACGTGGGCTGAGGCATGGCTGCACCGTATAGCGCGGTCGGTGTGGAGAGGCTTTGGGCTGGAACTGGCATGGGGCGAGAGATCGGGGCCCGTACGCTGGCGGCGAATCGGGCTGGCTCCTTGCCTGCACGCAATAGCCCGATGTGGGCCCCGATCTTCGAGGCTCGCCCCATGACGGCCGCCTAAAGCATCGGAGCGCCGGCCGCCCCAGCCACCGCGGTTCTGACCTCATGCCCTCGGGCCTACCTATGTGGACGCGGGCCGCGCGCCCGGCGGAGCGTGAGCGACGCCGGGAGCCTTGATCGTGCTGCCGGAGTTTATGCACAGGGATGTGCATCGCCATGTGAAGTGGTTCGCGGAGAAGGACCCGAACGGGCTGCTGTTCGTTGGAGAAAAGGGTGCCCTGTTCCGGCGTTCGTCCTTCGGGCGGAAATGGCGGAAAGCCCGCGCCAAGGTCGGCTTGCCTGAGAACTTCCGCTTCTACGATCTACGCCACACCGGCCACACGCTGGCGACGCAGTCGGGTGCCACGCTCAAAGACGCCATGGTCCGAGCCGGCCAGTCCTCCGAGCGCGCTGCGCTGATCTACCAGCACTCGACGCTGGAGCGGCAAAAGGAGATCGCCGCCGCGCTCGACGCCCGTGTGCGGGCTGACCGTAAATCGATCGACGGGCACGCTGACGGATCATCGGGCACGCAACGGGCACGGGAGGGATAAAGAGGGCTGGACAACAAAGAAGCCCCGGGCTGTTCGCCTGGGGCTTTCTGCTGGAGCGGGTGACGGGAATCGAACCCGCGCTCTGAGCTTGGGAAGCTCATGTTCTACCATTAAACTACACCCGCGTAAGACACCTGTTGAGGCATCTGACCTCGCACACTGTACCCCATGCCCGGCCCCGGACGCATACCTCCGGGGCCTTCGTGTTGCCCCCGGAATGGCGTGCGCGGGGAGGTGCGGGGGGCGTACGGTGAGGGGGACCCGAGGTGCCCAAGTGGGCGGAGTGCCGCGTGAGGCGGGGGTGGGTTCATCCCCTAATGTGGCTTTCGTCGTTGAGGTACCGGGGAGAAGGGGAGCGATGGATCGCACCGTCGTTCGTTGTGCCGAAGGGCACGTTTTCAGCACCGCCACGTTCCCGATGCAGAACCTGGGCGCCGGAAGGCTCGGCCCCGGGCGCTTGATCAGGTGTCCGCGGTGCGCGCGGCTGAGGAGCGCCGTCCCCGTGGCGGCTGACAGCGGCAAGTAGCCGCGGAGGTCCGGGACCGCGCAGGTCGGACGTGACGCGGGGCTCCGGGCCGGGTCGGCTCGATTCGGCCCGGAGCCCGGTCCCCGCGTAACCTGCTTGCGTGCTTCTCTCTGACAAGGACATCCGGACCGAGATCGACAACGGGCGGGTCGGGATCGACCCGTACGAGCCGTCGATGGTGCAGCCGTCGAGCATCGACGTCCGGCTGGACCGCTTCTTCCGGGTGTTCGAGAACCACCGGTACCCGCACATCGACCCGGCCGTCGAGCAGCCGGACCTGACGCGGCTGGTGGAGCCGGAGGGGGACGACGCGTTCATCCTCCACCCCGGGGAGTTCGTGCTGGCCTCGACGTACGAGGTGATCTCCCTGCCGGACGACATCGCCTCGCGCCTGGAGGGCAAGTCGAGCCTCGGCCGGCTGGGGCTCCTGACGCACTCGACGGCGGGCTTCATCGACCCCGGTTTCTCGGGGCACGTGACGCTGGAGCTGTCGAACGTCGCCACGCTGCCGATCAAGCTCTGGCCGGGCATGAAGATCGGGCAGCTGTGCCTCTTCCGCCTGACCTCGTCGGCGGAGTTCCCGTACGGCTCGGACAAGTACGGCTCGCGGTACCAGGGGCAGCGGGGGCCGACGCCGTCGCGCTCCTACCTCAACTTCCACCGGACGCAGGTCTGAGCGCATGAGCGGGCCGGCGCGGGAGAACCTGACGTACGAGGCCTTCGGGCAGGCGGTGCGGGACCTGGCGCAGACGATCGCCGACGACGGCTTCGAGCCGGACCTCGTGCTGTCGATCGCCCGCGGCGGGGTGTTCGTGGCGGGCGGGCTCGCGTACGCGCTCGACTGCAAGAACATCCACCTGGTGAACGTCGAGTTCTACACCGGGGTCGGGACGACGCTGGAGATGCCGGTGATGCTGGCCCCGGTGCCGAACGCGATCGACTTCTCCGACAAGAAGGTGCTGATCGCGGACGACGTCGCCGACACGGGAAAGACGCTCAAACTCGTCCGGGACTTCTGCGCCGACCACGTCGCCGAGGTGCGCAGCGCGGTGATCTACGAGAAGTCGCAGTCGCTCGTGAAGTGCGACTACGTCTGGAAGCGCACCGACGACTGGATCAACTTCCCCTGGAGCGTCCTGCCTCCGGTGCGCGGGGCGGGGGAGCCGATCACCCCGTCGAGGGACGCGCTCTGATCCACGGCCGTGCCACGGCCGGAGTTCACGGCACACGACTGAGGCAGTCGGCACGACATGCGTAAGGGGCGCCACTCCAGGA includes:
- the dcd gene encoding dCTP deaminase — its product is MLLSDKDIRTEIDNGRVGIDPYEPSMVQPSSIDVRLDRFFRVFENHRYPHIDPAVEQPDLTRLVEPEGDDAFILHPGEFVLASTYEVISLPDDIASRLEGKSSLGRLGLLTHSTAGFIDPGFSGHVTLELSNVATLPIKLWPGMKIGQLCLFRLTSSAEFPYGSDKYGSRYQGQRGPTPSRSYLNFHRTQV
- a CDS encoding phosphoribosyltransferase, which encodes MSGPARENLTYEAFGQAVRDLAQTIADDGFEPDLVLSIARGGVFVAGGLAYALDCKNIHLVNVEFYTGVGTTLEMPVMLAPVPNAIDFSDKKVLIADDVADTGKTLKLVRDFCADHVAEVRSAVIYEKSQSLVKCDYVWKRTDDWINFPWSVLPPVRGAGEPITPSRDAL